Sequence from the Pseudomonadota bacterium genome:
CGAAGCCGTCTGCCGCGCCGGCTCGCGCTCGACCCTGCCAATTCCAGCCGCCCTCGCCGCGTTTCCTCGGTTCGCCAACACGCCATCCGACTCCGCGGCGCTGCGCCATGCTCGGTCCGGAGCTTCGGGCCGGGCACTTGTTGATCGAGCGCTCGATCCTCGAGCGGTCGCTGCTCCGGGGCCGGTTACGGTGGATCGAGGCGGCCCCTTTGGTTATGGTCGCCTCGATGTACGCACATGCAACGAGCTGCAGGCCCATGTGCGCTTTCGTGCTCTTGATGACGGCCGGCCTTGCGCTGTGCGCCTGCACCCCACAAGGCGATCCGGTTATTGGCGCGGACGGATTCGAGGACGACTTCGAGCGCAGTGAGCTGGGCCCGCTCTACAACAACACGGGGGGTCCTTACCGGATCCGTGACGGCAAGCTCCACGTGCAGGGTGCGCGCAACCGCCCGCTGTGGCTGCGGCGCACGCTGCCCGACAACGTTCGGGTGGAGTTCGACGTCCGCAGCGATTCCCCGCAAGGGGATATCAAGGTCGAGATCTTCGGGGACGGCCGTTCCAGGGCCCAGAAGAACAGCTACACCGCGACCAGCTACGTGGTGATCTTCGGCGGCTGGCAAAACTCGACCAACGTACTGGCTCGCATGGACGA
This genomic interval carries:
- a CDS encoding DUF1080 domain-containing protein, coding for MLGPELRAGHLLIERSILERSLLRGRLRWIEAAPLVMVASMYAHATSCRPMCAFVLLMTAGLALCACTPQGDPVIGADGFEDDFERSELGPLYNNTGGPYRIRDGKLHVQGARNRPLWLRRTLPDNVRVEFDVRSDSPQGDIKVEIFGDGRSRAQKNSYTATSYVVIFGGWQNSTNVLARMDEHAGDRAVGPPRKVQVGHTYRMRVERRGSLVTAWVDGQELVKLDDPKPLRGPGHDHFAFNNWESELWFDNLRIEPLP